The following proteins are co-located in the Pyrococcus abyssi GE5 genome:
- a CDS encoding transcriptional regulator, protein MPSRREKIIELLLERDYSPSELARILEIKGKGAKKVILEDLKVIAKIAKREGMVLLVKPAQCRKCGFTFRPEINIPSRCPRCKSEWIEEPRFKLERK, encoded by the coding sequence ATGCCCTCAAGGAGAGAGAAGATAATAGAGTTGCTCCTCGAGAGGGATTACAGTCCGAGCGAGCTCGCGAGGATATTGGAGATCAAGGGAAAAGGAGCTAAAAAGGTAATCCTGGAAGATTTAAAGGTCATAGCGAAGATAGCTAAGAGAGAGGGCATGGTTTTACTCGTAAAACCAGCTCAATGCAGGAAGTGCGGGTTCACCTTTAGACCAGAGATAAACATACCATCGAGATGTCCAAGGTGTAAGAGCGAGTGGATAGAAGAACCAAGGTTCAAGCTCGAGAGGAAGTAA
- a CDS encoding ribonuclease III family protein has translation MTDKGLAKFGDSLINFLYSLALTEFLGKPTGDRVPNASLAIALDLAGLSRNLRRMDKHAKGDYAEALIAEAWLKGLITEREAVEIIKANLSEEVLDFSKKKEAIGKALAPLLKVIAERITSSRA, from the coding sequence ATGACTGACAAGGGATTGGCAAAGTTCGGGGATTCCCTAATTAATTTCTTGTATTCTTTGGCACTCACGGAATTCTTAGGTAAGCCTACGGGAGATAGGGTTCCAAATGCCTCGCTCGCAATAGCCCTGGACCTAGCTGGCTTATCTAGAAATCTCAGAAGAATGGACAAGCATGCTAAAGGGGACTACGCGGAGGCTTTGATAGCTGAGGCATGGCTTAAGGGATTGATAACCGAGAGGGAAGCAGTTGAAATCATAAAGGCAAATTTAAGTGAGGAAGTACTGGACTTCTCAAAGAAGAAGGAGGCCATTGGTAAGGCTTTAGCTCCTCTACTGAAAGTTATCGCCGAAAGAATTACTTCCTCTCGAGCTTGA
- the hypE gene encoding hydrogenase expression/formation protein HypE, whose translation MKIRLEHGAGGELMEELIRDVILKNLTLNSAGGIGLEALDDGATIPIDGRHIVFTIDGHTVKPLFFPGGDIGRLAVSGTVNDLAVMGAKPIALASSLIIGEGFDSQDLERILKSMDETAKEVPVPIVTGDTKVVEENVGIFVITAGIGIAEKPISDAGAKVGDAVLVSGTIGDHGIALMSHREGISFETELKSDVAPTWDVVKAVADAIGWENIHAMKDPTRGGLSNALNEMARKANVGILIKESEIPIRPEVKAASEMLGISPYEVANEGKVVMIVEREYAEEALEAMRKTEKGRNAAIIGEVIKDYPGKVILETGIGGKRFLEPPIGDPVPRVC comes from the coding sequence ATGAAGATAAGGCTTGAACACGGCGCCGGTGGAGAATTAATGGAAGAACTAATTAGAGACGTTATACTAAAAAACTTAACCCTTAACTCAGCTGGAGGAATTGGTTTAGAAGCCTTAGACGATGGAGCTACAATTCCAATTGATGGGAGGCACATAGTGTTCACGATAGATGGGCACACCGTTAAGCCCCTCTTTTTCCCTGGGGGAGACATTGGAAGGTTAGCGGTTAGTGGAACTGTAAACGATTTGGCCGTTATGGGAGCTAAACCGATAGCACTCGCTAGCTCTCTTATAATAGGGGAGGGCTTTGATTCTCAGGATCTCGAGAGAATTCTCAAATCCATGGATGAAACCGCCAAGGAAGTTCCAGTTCCAATAGTTACAGGCGACACAAAGGTAGTTGAGGAGAACGTTGGAATATTCGTCATAACCGCAGGAATTGGAATAGCTGAGAAACCGATAAGCGATGCAGGTGCCAAAGTTGGAGATGCCGTCCTAGTTAGCGGAACTATTGGAGATCATGGAATCGCACTCATGAGCCACAGAGAGGGAATAAGTTTTGAAACAGAATTAAAAAGCGACGTTGCTCCGACATGGGATGTAGTTAAGGCCGTTGCAGATGCCATAGGCTGGGAAAATATTCATGCAATGAAGGACCCAACGAGAGGCGGTCTCAGCAATGCTTTGAACGAGATGGCTAGAAAAGCTAACGTTGGAATATTAATCAAGGAGAGTGAGATACCTATAAGGCCCGAGGTTAAAGCGGCAAGCGAGATGCTGGGGATAAGTCCTTACGAGGTGGCAAACGAGGGGAAGGTTGTTATGATAGTGGAGAGAGAATATGCCGAAGAGGCCCTAGAGGCCATGAGGAAGACGGAAAAAGGTAGAAATGCTGCGATAATAGGGGAGGTCATAAAGGATTATCCTGGGAAAGTGATTCTAGAAACTGGAATAGGGGGCAAGAGATTCTTAGAGCCACCTATTGGGGATCCCGTGCCTAGGGTTTGTTAG
- a CDS encoding C2H2-type zinc finger protein, with protein sequence MKFESLDEKMKKVYAKVRSLDDFYWYIEDHRILGIHKKSGMRIRITIAESKEEADKLAKEKEAGIDIFVVPGKGTFYVNNGAFIMSLKYLRPTVQDIADHIVWAGFRIVEEDGRLKQEDFYEYLGGRLIEHLKQGLINGRDYVFWQFYKCKHCNKYVDIDSFAKHMKRHGEDVKEWSEERYEVLEINFTDKKVYNKFGEEVSLDEFSEEAKDFIKESFEGE encoded by the coding sequence ATGAAGTTCGAGAGCCTCGATGAGAAGATGAAGAAGGTATACGCGAAGGTGAGAAGCTTGGATGATTTCTACTGGTACATTGAAGATCACAGAATCCTTGGAATCCATAAGAAGAGCGGCATGAGGATTAGAATAACAATAGCGGAGAGCAAAGAGGAGGCCGATAAATTGGCCAAGGAGAAGGAGGCTGGAATAGACATCTTCGTCGTTCCTGGAAAAGGGACATTTTATGTGAATAATGGAGCGTTCATAATGTCGTTGAAGTACCTCAGGCCAACAGTTCAAGACATAGCCGATCACATAGTGTGGGCTGGATTTAGAATTGTCGAGGAAGATGGTAGGTTAAAGCAAGAAGACTTCTACGAGTACCTCGGTGGAAGGTTGATAGAGCACTTAAAGCAGGGATTAATAAATGGTAGGGATTACGTATTTTGGCAGTTCTATAAGTGCAAGCATTGCAACAAGTACGTGGACATAGACAGTTTTGCAAAGCACATGAAGAGGCATGGGGAAGATGTTAAGGAGTGGAGCGAAGAGCGTTACGAAGTCCTCGAGATAAACTTCACGGATAAAAAGGTGTATAACAAGTTTGGAGAAGAGGTCTCTTTAGATGAGTTCAGCGAGGAGGCTAAGGATTTCATAAAGGAGAGCTTTGAGGGAGAGTGA
- a CDS encoding AAA family ATPase produces the protein MLFDPRPKTEKKDLYDRERELKEFQEALKLGENIILLLGIRRLGKSSLLNVGLKESNFPYSKVDVRSLYFAYGTIPQDVLARKIIESLLASEKSLYLTLRKILESIKGIKISGIHVEFERRQDLPSIFERIDLWAEREGKKVVIAFDEAQYLRLSGVRYDGLIAYAIDNLPNIIFILTGSEVGMLHDFLGLDNPKKPLFGRQYEEIVLDRFTRDESFDFLRRGFEELNANIPDEEIEEVVNRIDGIVGWLTLYGYLRGVKKLGKEESLISLYSKAKALIEEELSHILAYSKRYKFILKAVALGNTRWKNIKEYVEFRTGRINDAKFSNLLKNLVKYGYLEKRDGEYIIPDPLVKEIVANLK, from the coding sequence TTGCTTTTTGACCCAAGGCCGAAAACCGAAAAAAAGGACTTGTACGATAGGGAAAGGGAGTTAAAAGAATTCCAGGAAGCGCTAAAGCTTGGAGAGAATATTATCCTTCTATTAGGAATAAGAAGGCTTGGCAAAAGCTCTCTCTTAAACGTTGGACTTAAAGAAAGTAATTTTCCCTATTCAAAAGTTGATGTAAGATCTCTGTATTTCGCATATGGGACGATTCCTCAAGATGTGTTAGCAAGGAAGATTATAGAGTCCCTACTTGCAAGTGAGAAATCCCTGTATTTAACCCTAAGGAAGATCCTCGAGTCCATAAAGGGAATAAAAATATCTGGAATTCATGTAGAATTTGAAAGAAGACAAGACCTTCCCAGCATATTTGAGAGGATAGATCTCTGGGCAGAAAGAGAGGGAAAGAAGGTAGTGATAGCATTCGATGAGGCTCAGTACCTTAGGTTGTCCGGAGTTAGATACGATGGGCTAATTGCATACGCCATTGACAACCTTCCGAACATAATATTCATTTTGACCGGATCCGAGGTTGGAATGCTTCACGATTTTCTGGGCTTGGATAACCCAAAGAAACCACTCTTTGGCAGGCAATACGAAGAAATAGTGTTGGACAGGTTCACGAGAGATGAAAGCTTTGACTTCCTAAGGAGAGGATTTGAAGAACTTAATGCAAATATTCCAGATGAGGAGATCGAAGAAGTTGTTAATAGGATTGATGGAATTGTGGGATGGTTAACCTTGTACGGTTACCTTAGGGGAGTCAAAAAGCTGGGGAAGGAAGAGAGCCTGATAAGCTTATACTCAAAGGCAAAAGCCTTAATCGAAGAGGAACTCTCTCACATCCTTGCGTATAGCAAAAGGTACAAGTTCATTTTAAAGGCTGTAGCTCTCGGAAATACAAGGTGGAAGAACATAAAGGAGTACGTAGAATTCAGAACTGGGAGAATTAACGATGCTAAGTTCTCAAACCTTTTAAAGAACCTAGTGAAATATGGGTATCTTGAGAAGCGGGACGGGGAATACATCATTCCAGATCCATTGGTCAAAGAGATTGTTGCAAATCTAAAGTAA
- a CDS encoding DODA-type extradiol aromatic ring-opening family dioxygenase codes for MLIGMAIMPHGNEAVYPPDEESKELNKALREIGSQLKEAETYVLISPHNVRLSDHLGIIMAEHLIPWLPFNDVEVPVEGEYETDRELAELIFKETKENFPIVDINFATLRGRYSRFPLTWGEIIPLHFLEKRQIVLLTPAKIERETLIKFGKALARILNNYERKVALVISADHGHAHDEKGPYGYAKESEEYDKIIVEALKNSNLEMLLELDDEFIAKAKPDSYWSLLIGLGVLKEIPMKSSLVTYACPTYYGMASALFTKT; via the coding sequence ATGTTAATCGGAATGGCCATAATGCCGCATGGGAACGAGGCTGTCTATCCCCCAGATGAAGAAAGCAAAGAGCTCAACAAGGCATTGAGAGAAATTGGAAGCCAGCTTAAGGAAGCTGAAACCTACGTTCTCATAAGTCCCCACAACGTTAGATTGAGTGATCACCTTGGAATAATAATGGCCGAGCACTTAATTCCCTGGCTTCCCTTTAACGATGTAGAAGTTCCAGTTGAAGGGGAGTATGAAACCGACAGAGAACTCGCTGAGCTGATATTTAAGGAAACAAAGGAGAACTTTCCAATCGTGGACATAAACTTTGCAACGTTACGGGGGAGGTACTCGAGATTTCCTTTAACTTGGGGAGAAATTATTCCCCTCCACTTCCTTGAGAAAAGGCAGATAGTATTGTTAACACCAGCCAAAATAGAGAGGGAAACCCTCATAAAGTTCGGAAAAGCTTTAGCTAGGATACTCAACAATTACGAGAGGAAAGTTGCTTTAGTGATAAGCGCCGACCATGGACACGCTCATGATGAAAAAGGGCCCTATGGCTACGCTAAGGAGTCTGAAGAGTATGATAAAATAATAGTTGAAGCTTTAAAGAATTCAAACCTCGAAATGCTTCTAGAGCTAGATGATGAGTTCATAGCTAAGGCCAAGCCAGACAGTTACTGGTCCCTGTTAATAGGTTTAGGAGTTTTAAAAGAAATTCCTATGAAGTCCAGCTTAGTCACTTACGCATGTCCAACTTATTATGGAATGGCCTCAGCGTTGTTCACTAAAACGTAG
- a CDS encoding DUF763 domain-containing protein, with protein MMRTGVAELPLHTGHVPPWLANRMRKLSKIVLKLLVEEYGTKGLLERLADPVWFQAFNNLIGMDWDSSGSTTVTTGIIKEALNELDLGVKVAGGKGKKSRGTPDEIRLISEKFELNPEKYVTISRLVAKVDNVALQAGYQLYHHTFFLDEEGNWAVIQQGMNPRNKLARRYHWFNADLDKLILPHKGISGIKGSFALNTVDKDTEKFQKSLIEIAQEGKRVEKDLEVVKAIIKGYSVFYKPRDVNVKEVYRRYESLGKLELNVRALEFIKELEVKDYQTFLLIKGLGPSTLRALSLVAELIYDVKPSWRDPVTHPPDPFKYAYALGGKDRVPFRIEKGTYDDLINFLQKLSETGNKEILKVVKKISEKWKFPEEEKVPTF; from the coding sequence GTGATGAGGACTGGCGTTGCGGAGCTTCCCCTTCACACCGGGCACGTTCCGCCTTGGTTAGCTAATAGGATGAGAAAGCTTTCTAAGATAGTGCTCAAGCTACTCGTCGAGGAATATGGAACCAAAGGATTACTTGAGAGGTTAGCGGACCCTGTGTGGTTTCAAGCTTTTAACAATCTAATAGGCATGGATTGGGACTCCTCAGGAAGCACGACCGTAACTACTGGCATAATAAAAGAAGCTTTGAACGAGCTTGACTTAGGGGTTAAGGTTGCAGGTGGAAAAGGAAAGAAAAGTAGAGGTACTCCTGATGAAATTAGGTTAATATCTGAGAAGTTTGAGCTTAATCCCGAGAAATATGTAACAATATCGAGGTTGGTAGCCAAGGTTGATAACGTGGCCCTTCAGGCCGGTTATCAGCTTTATCACCACACGTTTTTCCTGGATGAAGAAGGTAACTGGGCCGTAATTCAACAGGGTATGAATCCCAGGAATAAGTTGGCCAGAAGGTATCACTGGTTTAATGCTGACCTTGATAAGTTAATACTTCCACACAAAGGTATTTCGGGGATAAAAGGTAGTTTCGCCTTAAACACGGTAGATAAGGATACCGAGAAGTTCCAGAAGTCGCTGATCGAGATAGCCCAGGAAGGGAAGAGGGTTGAGAAGGATTTAGAAGTCGTTAAAGCAATCATTAAGGGGTACTCAGTTTTCTATAAGCCGAGGGATGTTAACGTCAAGGAAGTTTACAGGAGATATGAAAGTTTAGGGAAGTTGGAGCTTAACGTGAGAGCTTTAGAATTCATTAAGGAGTTAGAGGTTAAGGATTACCAAACCTTTCTTCTGATTAAAGGGCTAGGCCCGAGCACTTTGAGGGCCCTGTCTTTAGTTGCCGAGCTCATATATGATGTTAAGCCAAGCTGGAGGGATCCCGTAACTCATCCGCCGGATCCATTCAAGTACGCTTACGCCCTTGGAGGAAAGGATAGGGTTCCCTTCAGAATCGAGAAGGGAACCTACGATGACCTAATAAACTTCCTCCAAAAGCTAAGTGAAACCGGGAATAAGGAGATATTAAAGGTTGTGAAAAAGATAAGTGAAAAGTGGAAATTTCCAGAAGAGGAGAAAGTTCCTACGTTTTAG
- a CDS encoding GNAT family N-acetyltransferase, with the protein MIERIGNPIEVKDELLNLMFRIYRSTEGKYPALEWADEKPSLDDFPGFKKVYEPFLEFRLTKEFDELYVYKENNRIIGTVALVYKGIKEKGIWWVPEELINERTGLIELFVVDPEFQGKGIGSALLEFAIKRLNSLGKDAYVVTFPNIDAYRYYLKKGFKEVMRYKEFVILKA; encoded by the coding sequence ATGATAGAGAGGATTGGAAATCCCATAGAAGTAAAGGACGAGCTGCTAAACCTAATGTTCAGGATATACAGGAGCACGGAAGGGAAATACCCTGCCCTCGAGTGGGCCGATGAGAAGCCTAGCCTAGATGACTTCCCAGGATTCAAGAAGGTATATGAGCCCTTCCTAGAGTTCAGGCTAACGAAGGAGTTCGACGAGCTCTACGTGTACAAGGAGAATAACAGGATAATAGGAACCGTTGCACTCGTTTACAAAGGAATAAAAGAAAAAGGAATATGGTGGGTTCCAGAAGAGCTGATAAACGAGAGAACAGGTCTTATAGAACTATTCGTCGTAGATCCAGAGTTTCAAGGAAAAGGTATAGGCTCAGCATTACTGGAATTCGCGATAAAAAGGCTTAACTCCCTGGGAAAAGATGCGTACGTTGTGACTTTCCCTAACATAGATGCCTACAGGTACTACCTTAAGAAGGGATTCAAAGAAGTAATGAGGTACAAGGAATTCGTCATCTTAAAGGCTTAA
- the fbp gene encoding fructose-1,6-bisphosphate aldolase/phosphatase yields MAVGEKITISVIKADVGGWPGHSRVHPALIEKAKEVLSEAQKEGTIIDFYVTYAGDDLQLIMTHKKGVDSPEVHGLAWEAFKKATEVAKELALYGAGQDLLKDAFSGNVRGLGPSVAEMEITLRKSEPIVTFHLDKTEPGAFNLPIFRMFADPFNTAGLVIDPKMHMGFRFEIWDILEHKKVIMNSPEEMYDILALIGAKGRYVIKRVYPKEGHPIPKDEPVAVVSTEKLYEVAGEYVGKDDPVAIVRAQSGLPALGEVLEPFAFPHLVSGWMRGSHNGPLMPVPLKYATPTRFDGPPRAVALGWQISPEGKLIGPVDLFDDPAFDWARQKALEITDYMRRHGPFEPHRLPLEEMEYTTLPGVLEKLKDRFEPIE; encoded by the coding sequence ATGGCAGTTGGGGAGAAGATAACAATTAGCGTTATCAAGGCAGACGTTGGTGGCTGGCCAGGACACTCAAGGGTTCACCCAGCACTAATTGAAAAGGCAAAAGAGGTTCTCAGCGAGGCCCAAAAAGAGGGAACGATAATAGACTTCTACGTAACTTATGCTGGAGATGACCTTCAGCTGATAATGACGCACAAGAAGGGAGTAGATAGCCCAGAGGTCCACGGATTAGCATGGGAAGCCTTCAAGAAGGCCACTGAAGTTGCTAAGGAGCTGGCACTCTACGGAGCTGGTCAAGATTTACTTAAGGATGCCTTCAGCGGTAACGTTAGAGGATTAGGGCCAAGCGTTGCTGAGATGGAAATAACCCTAAGGAAGAGTGAACCAATAGTTACATTCCACTTAGACAAGACCGAGCCAGGAGCGTTCAACCTACCGATATTCAGGATGTTTGCAGATCCATTCAATACGGCTGGACTAGTTATAGATCCAAAGATGCACATGGGATTCAGGTTTGAGATCTGGGACATTCTAGAGCACAAGAAGGTTATAATGAACTCACCTGAGGAGATGTACGACATCTTAGCTTTAATAGGCGCAAAGGGCAGGTACGTGATTAAGAGGGTCTATCCAAAGGAGGGCCACCCAATACCAAAGGACGAGCCTGTAGCTGTCGTCTCAACTGAGAAGCTCTACGAAGTAGCTGGAGAATATGTAGGAAAGGACGACCCAGTTGCAATAGTTAGGGCCCAGAGCGGTCTTCCAGCACTTGGAGAGGTCCTGGAGCCATTTGCATTCCCACACTTGGTTAGCGGTTGGATGAGGGGTTCACACAACGGTCCACTAATGCCTGTTCCACTCAAGTACGCAACGCCAACAAGATTCGACGGACCTCCAAGGGCCGTTGCATTAGGTTGGCAGATAAGCCCAGAAGGAAAACTAATAGGTCCAGTTGACCTCTTCGATGACCCAGCATTCGACTGGGCCAGGCAGAAGGCCCTTGAAATCACAGACTACATGAGGAGACACGGCCCATTTGAGCCCCACAGGCTACCATTAGAGGAGATGGAGTACACAACCTTACCAGGAGTGTTAGAAAAATTAAAGGACAGATTTGAGCCAATAGAGTGA
- a CDS encoding M42 family metallopeptidase, protein MERVVKILKEILEIPSPTGYMKEIMPYLESFLKENNVKFYYTNKGALVAGNHREPKLVVIAHVDTLGAMVKEILPNGHLAFSRIGGLLLPTFEGEYCTIITRRGKKFRGTLLLRNPSMHVNKDAGKKERTEENMYIRLDELVEKKEDTEKLGIRPGDYIAFDPKFEYINGFIKSHFLDDKASVAVILDLIADMGEELEKYPVAFFFSPYEEVGHGGSAGYPPSARELLVVDMGVVGEGVSGKETAVSIAAKDTTTPYDYDMTTRLIELAEQNNIPYVVDVFPYYGSDGSAALRAGWDFRVALIGPGVHASHGMERTHVKGLLATKELLRAYIEEL, encoded by the coding sequence ATGGAGAGGGTAGTAAAAATACTGAAAGAGATTCTCGAGATTCCATCCCCAACAGGGTACATGAAGGAGATAATGCCCTACCTGGAAAGCTTCCTGAAGGAAAACAACGTGAAGTTCTACTACACGAATAAAGGCGCGCTAGTAGCTGGGAACCATCGGGAACCAAAGCTCGTGGTTATAGCACACGTTGATACCCTGGGGGCCATGGTCAAGGAAATATTGCCGAATGGACACTTGGCATTCTCGAGGATTGGGGGTTTACTCCTCCCGACGTTTGAAGGCGAGTACTGCACAATCATAACCAGGAGAGGAAAGAAGTTTAGGGGAACATTACTCCTCAGGAATCCAAGTATGCATGTAAACAAGGATGCAGGGAAGAAAGAGAGGACGGAAGAAAACATGTACATAAGGCTTGACGAGCTCGTCGAGAAAAAGGAAGACACCGAAAAGCTCGGCATAAGGCCTGGCGATTACATTGCCTTCGATCCAAAGTTCGAATACATAAACGGATTCATTAAATCTCATTTCCTCGATGACAAGGCCAGTGTAGCGGTGATATTGGATTTAATTGCTGATATGGGAGAAGAACTCGAGAAGTATCCAGTAGCATTCTTCTTCTCGCCATATGAAGAGGTCGGACACGGAGGTTCAGCTGGATATCCTCCAAGTGCAAGGGAGTTGCTGGTTGTAGATATGGGGGTCGTGGGTGAAGGCGTCTCAGGAAAGGAAACCGCAGTTTCCATAGCGGCTAAAGATACAACAACACCTTACGACTACGACATGACGACGAGGCTCATAGAATTGGCGGAGCAAAATAACATTCCATACGTTGTGGACGTCTTCCCCTACTATGGCTCAGATGGCTCAGCTGCATTAAGGGCTGGATGGGACTTCAGGGTTGCGCTAATAGGCCCAGGAGTTCACGCAAGCCATGGAATGGAGAGGACTCACGTCAAGGGATTATTGGCGACTAAAGAGCTCCTAAGAGCCTACATCGAGGAGCTATGA
- a CDS encoding iron-containing alcohol dehydrogenase: protein MRFFLKTTILMGRGSLENVKRIISEGERVLIFSSRSMDRLGFLSEVADYVEEAGGVYETIIGLPPEPSVENVEEVLPKVEEFSPETFIALGGGSVIDVAKAVKVFYDAPGLDFDSVAIFSRFKKAQPLPKLKTRLIAIPSTSGAGSEVSAASVIKKGDTKYTIVSPELCPDYAILDPRLPEKMPREVARNSGLDVLVHAIEAYVSKASTPFSDALAVKAARIIFERLEDSVNGDAKAREEVHYAATMAGIAFLNGRLGLVHAMSHKSAWIGPHGLVNAIFLPYVMEFNMERAREKYDAMARELGLSSADELLEKVKELNEKLGVPKLSEIVKEEEFLGKVEDMSRKTYEDPLVSFNPVEPSVEDIKNLYLRALHD from the coding sequence ATGAGGTTCTTTTTAAAGACGACAATTCTCATGGGTAGGGGATCCCTTGAGAACGTGAAGAGGATAATCTCGGAGGGGGAGAGGGTTCTAATATTCTCTTCAAGATCAATGGATAGACTTGGCTTCTTAAGCGAAGTCGCCGATTACGTGGAGGAAGCCGGAGGAGTTTACGAAACGATTATCGGTTTACCACCTGAACCTAGCGTTGAGAACGTTGAGGAGGTTCTTCCCAAGGTTGAGGAATTTTCACCAGAAACTTTCATAGCACTAGGCGGTGGAAGTGTAATAGACGTTGCAAAGGCCGTTAAAGTTTTTTACGATGCTCCTGGGCTTGATTTTGACAGTGTGGCAATATTTAGCAGGTTCAAGAAGGCTCAACCCCTGCCAAAGCTTAAGACTAGGCTAATAGCTATCCCCTCAACGAGCGGTGCTGGAAGCGAAGTTTCGGCTGCTAGTGTCATAAAGAAGGGGGATACCAAGTACACGATAGTTAGCCCAGAGTTATGTCCAGATTATGCTATCTTAGACCCTAGACTACCTGAGAAAATGCCCAGGGAAGTTGCCAGGAATTCCGGACTAGACGTTCTCGTCCATGCTATTGAAGCTTACGTCTCAAAGGCCTCAACGCCCTTCAGCGATGCCCTCGCGGTTAAAGCTGCTAGAATAATATTCGAGAGGCTTGAAGATAGCGTCAACGGCGATGCAAAGGCCAGAGAGGAAGTACACTATGCCGCAACCATGGCTGGAATAGCATTCTTAAACGGTAGATTAGGCCTAGTCCATGCGATGAGTCACAAATCTGCTTGGATTGGCCCTCATGGGTTGGTTAACGCAATATTCCTACCCTACGTTATGGAGTTTAACATGGAGAGGGCCAGGGAAAAGTACGATGCGATGGCAAGAGAGCTAGGGCTTTCCAGTGCGGATGAACTACTAGAGAAGGTTAAGGAACTTAATGAAAAGCTTGGAGTTCCGAAGCTTTCGGAGATAGTGAAGGAGGAGGAATTCCTGGGCAAGGTAGAGGATATGAGCAGGAAAACCTACGAAGATCCACTCGTTAGCTTTAACCCAGTTGAGCCGAGCGTTGAAGATATAAAGAATCTCTACCTGAGGGCCCTCCATGACTGA
- a CDS encoding Mut7-C RNAse domain-containing protein: MKFIADMMLGRLARWLRLYGYDTKYGIKDDDEIIETAKKEGRIILSRDLELVERAKKLGIKAIFIESNSIEGQIAQLMRLGIEFNELFPEGARCPKCNGIIVRVSKEEVKGKVPEKVYESYDEFYVCTNCGQIYWPGRQWEEMVKMDKKFRTNKP, translated from the coding sequence ATGAAGTTCATAGCTGACATGATGCTCGGAAGGTTGGCAAGATGGTTGAGACTTTATGGTTACGATACCAAGTACGGGATTAAAGATGATGATGAGATAATAGAGACCGCCAAGAAAGAGGGAAGGATAATTTTGAGCAGGGATCTTGAGCTCGTGGAGAGGGCTAAGAAACTTGGCATTAAAGCTATTTTCATTGAATCTAACTCAATAGAGGGACAGATAGCACAGCTAATGCGATTGGGGATAGAGTTCAATGAGTTGTTTCCAGAGGGTGCCAGGTGTCCAAAATGCAACGGGATAATCGTTAGGGTTAGCAAGGAGGAAGTTAAGGGAAAAGTTCCAGAGAAAGTTTACGAATCCTATGATGAATTCTACGTCTGCACAAACTGTGGGCAAATTTACTGGCCAGGGAGGCAGTGGGAAGAGATGGTTAAAATGGATAAGAAGTTCAGAACTAACAAACCCTAG
- the snatA gene encoding neutral amino acid NAAT transporter SnatA, with amino-acid sequence MLEVLKTFAVLYVGLFAITNPVGAVPIFMGVVSHLAPDKRHEVAEKVSITVLVTLLTFALVGKWIFKFFGSSVDAFAIAGGILLFRMGMEMLSGKLSSVKIDEEDVTLEEVAVIPLAIPLISGPGAITTVMLYMTRESPPIVIATIIAIGISVYIILASGNKIIEKLGRVGIKVTTRMMGLILTSMAIQMIINGIKGAFGI; translated from the coding sequence ATGCTTGAAGTGTTGAAGACGTTTGCAGTACTGTACGTTGGACTATTCGCGATAACGAATCCAGTAGGAGCCGTGCCTATATTCATGGGAGTCGTCAGCCATTTAGCTCCAGATAAAAGACACGAAGTCGCCGAGAAGGTGTCGATAACCGTTCTAGTTACATTGCTCACGTTCGCCTTAGTTGGCAAGTGGATATTCAAGTTCTTTGGTTCCAGTGTGGATGCCTTCGCAATAGCCGGAGGAATACTTCTATTTAGGATGGGCATGGAGATGCTCTCGGGAAAGCTTTCCTCAGTTAAGATAGACGAGGAAGATGTAACTTTAGAGGAGGTAGCGGTTATACCCCTCGCAATTCCCCTAATCTCCGGCCCAGGAGCAATAACTACGGTTATGCTCTACATGACCAGGGAATCTCCCCCGATAGTTATAGCAACGATAATAGCCATAGGAATCTCAGTATACATAATCCTAGCATCTGGAAACAAAATCATAGAGAAGCTCGGTAGGGTGGGGATTAAGGTTACGACGAGAATGATGGGACTAATTCTAACCTCGATGGCAATTCAAATGATAATAAATGGAATAAAGGGGGCGTTTGGAATCTAA